One Gemmatimonadota bacterium DNA segment encodes these proteins:
- a CDS encoding bifunctional UDP-3-O-[3-hydroxymyristoyl] N-acetylglucosamine deacetylase/3-hydroxyacyl-ACP dehydratase, with protein sequence MLKHQRTIKSSASVKGIGLHTGGEATLTFKPGTVNDGIRFIRVDHPDRLEIPADIDYVVDTTRGTNLARDGVRIHTVEHVLAAVAGLGVDNLRIELDGAEPPICDGSAIPFVNALLEAGIVEQDAPREYLELDNPVLYSERENGLLKELVVMPSDDFHLTYMVDYQKSSLASQHTVLYSLEDEFVTEFAPARTWTFLSDVKALRERGLIKGGSLESAVVIADMDLSEEELDELKDLFGVEDRVVIGENGIVGTQPLRFDNEPCRHKALDLIGDLALLGAPLRAQVFGARSSHSANVELVRRIRGACAKKKPATETETSPATAPETVLDIEDILRLLPHRYPFLLIDRVIHMEPGKRVVALKNVTINEPFFAGHFPGHPVMPGVLIVEAMAQAGGLLLLNTIDNPKSKMAYFMGIDRARFRKLVKPGDQVRFELEMIRMRMHACKMEGKAYVDNELVAEAVLMAMVTDQAGQADQADQADQADQADQA encoded by the coding sequence ATGCTCAAACATCAGCGTACCATAAAATCCTCCGCGTCCGTGAAGGGAATCGGCCTGCACACTGGAGGGGAAGCGACGCTGACGTTCAAGCCGGGTACCGTCAACGACGGGATCCGGTTTATTCGTGTTGACCATCCCGACAGACTGGAAATCCCGGCCGATATCGATTACGTGGTCGACACCACCAGGGGGACGAACCTGGCGCGCGACGGTGTCCGGATACACACGGTTGAACACGTCCTGGCCGCCGTGGCAGGACTGGGCGTGGACAACCTCCGTATCGAACTCGACGGCGCGGAGCCGCCGATTTGCGACGGCAGCGCCATTCCCTTCGTCAACGCGCTGCTGGAAGCCGGCATCGTCGAGCAGGACGCTCCCAGGGAATACCTGGAACTGGATAACCCGGTGCTTTACTCGGAACGGGAAAACGGCCTGCTGAAGGAACTCGTCGTCATGCCCTCAGACGATTTCCACCTCACCTACATGGTCGATTATCAGAAGTCCAGTCTCGCCAGCCAGCATACGGTGCTCTACTCGCTGGAAGACGAATTCGTCACCGAATTCGCGCCCGCGCGGACATGGACCTTCCTGAGTGACGTCAAGGCGCTGCGCGAAAGAGGGCTGATCAAGGGCGGCAGCCTGGAGAGCGCGGTCGTCATCGCCGACATGGACCTGTCCGAGGAAGAGCTGGACGAATTGAAGGACCTGTTCGGCGTGGAGGACAGGGTGGTGATCGGAGAGAACGGGATCGTGGGCACCCAGCCCCTGCGATTCGACAACGAGCCGTGCCGGCACAAAGCCCTCGACCTGATCGGCGACCTCGCGCTCCTCGGCGCTCCGCTCAGGGCCCAGGTATTCGGAGCGCGGTCCTCCCATTCCGCCAATGTCGAGCTGGTACGCAGAATACGCGGCGCCTGTGCGAAGAAGAAACCCGCAACTGAGACGGAAACTTCGCCTGCGACCGCGCCGGAAACGGTTCTGGATATCGAAGACATCCTGCGCCTCCTCCCCCATCGATATCCTTTTCTGCTCATCGACCGGGTGATCCACATGGAACCGGGAAAACGCGTTGTCGCATTGAAGAACGTGACCATCAATGAACCTTTTTTCGCGGGCCACTTCCCCGGCCATCCCGTTATGCCGGGTGTCCTGATCGTCGAAGCCATGGCGCAGGCGGGCGGCCTGCTGCTGCTCAATACGATCGACAACCCGAAAAGCAAAATGGCGTATTTCATGGGAATCGACCGGGCGCGGTTTCGCAAGCTGGTCAAACCCGGGGACCAGGTACGCTTTGAGCTGGAGATGATCCGAATGCGTATGCATGCCTGCAAGATGGAAGGCAAGGCCTACGTGGACAACGAACTGGTAGCCGAAGCCGTGCTCATGGCTATGGTTACGGACCAAGCGGGCCAGGCGGACCAGGCGGACCAGGCGGACCAGGCGGACCAGGCGGACCAGGCGGA
- the bamA gene encoding outer membrane protein assembly factor BamA, whose amino-acid sequence MPFKYLKSFLAMALAGGIFLAASLGPAKVYGQQQQPLIADVVIEGHANVDEPLIRSMITLKAGNLYNPRDGATTIKQLYRLGLFEDIRIYASMGAAGLIVTVNVREYPLLDRLEFEGNKKIKNDELERISGIFQGQALSPFRRKGVLDNITQAYYEKGYLLATLTPRVLVERNNAIMRIEIDEGEKVKLGEVFVEDNVSVSEKQLQEAFRKKSDTEEDHFWKEGDLRRNRLLDQFQKIVAEYRKHGFRDAEVVEDTLWFSEDRKRMYLKVKVKEGRKYYLGDVAFEGNTKFTDEQLSRLIKIDTGKTFNEEEYQESVSTIYEAYGELGYLYATPIARESAANDSTIDLHFAVDEGDPARVHRIDIVGNTKTKDKVIRRELLIKPGQTFRRSLLLRSQRDVFQLNFFQDVQPGLQPLPNGDVDVSFTVLEKPTGTANAGAGYSGLDGLVGTISMVIPNFLGNGQSLNFNWEFGNRRNSISTSFVEPWLFDTPTSAGIDVFRTNRQWFREFNIIQKGFGMSLGRRFRGTYWRIRGAYRFFDLKYSSFGERYYAAALQDTTLTDAQIAAINGNIRQRESLESNSGLTSQVSFSVTRDSRDFPQFATRGMRQTSRSDVAGVGGDVKYLKQTLESDFYVPLFKGTSVSLRGRYAVALNPFNEREVPFFERFFPGGVSFDGMIRGYGNNSVGPYTQSGDGTSSRDGGRVMSIFTLEYQIPIVDQLRSQQPVYAVAFVEAGNAWAKLSEASPLPGNMKKSAGFGIRIIMPLVGLLGFDVGYGFDKPSDPIQALQKKRSGWHTHFQLGQVF is encoded by the coding sequence ATGCCTTTCAAGTACCTGAAATCCTTCCTGGCCATGGCCCTTGCGGGCGGGATATTCCTCGCCGCTTCCCTGGGTCCCGCCAAAGTTTACGGACAACAGCAGCAGCCCCTGATCGCCGACGTGGTGATCGAGGGCCACGCCAATGTCGATGAGCCGCTGATCCGGTCGATGATCACCCTGAAAGCGGGAAATCTCTATAATCCCCGGGACGGTGCGACCACGATCAAGCAGCTCTATCGCCTGGGTCTGTTCGAAGACATTCGCATATATGCCAGCATGGGCGCCGCCGGTTTGATCGTCACGGTGAACGTCAGGGAATACCCGCTGCTGGACCGCCTCGAGTTTGAAGGGAACAAGAAGATAAAGAACGACGAACTCGAGCGCATATCCGGCATCTTCCAGGGCCAGGCGCTGAGTCCCTTCCGAAGAAAAGGCGTCCTGGACAACATCACCCAGGCCTACTACGAGAAAGGGTATCTGCTCGCCACGTTGACACCACGCGTGCTTGTGGAAAGAAACAACGCGATCATGCGGATTGAAATCGACGAGGGCGAGAAGGTCAAGCTGGGTGAGGTCTTCGTCGAAGATAACGTCTCCGTCTCCGAAAAACAGTTGCAGGAAGCTTTTCGAAAAAAATCCGATACGGAAGAAGATCATTTCTGGAAAGAGGGGGACCTGAGACGGAACCGCCTGCTGGATCAGTTCCAGAAGATCGTGGCGGAGTACCGCAAGCACGGATTCCGGGACGCGGAGGTCGTGGAGGATACGCTGTGGTTCAGCGAAGACCGGAAGCGGATGTACCTCAAGGTAAAAGTCAAGGAGGGCAGAAAGTACTACCTCGGCGATGTAGCTTTCGAGGGAAACACGAAGTTCACCGATGAGCAGTTGTCCCGCCTCATCAAGATCGACACGGGAAAGACGTTCAACGAGGAAGAATACCAGGAGAGCGTGTCGACGATCTACGAAGCGTACGGCGAACTGGGTTACCTGTACGCTACGCCGATCGCCCGGGAGTCCGCGGCCAACGACTCCACCATCGATCTGCACTTCGCGGTCGACGAAGGGGACCCGGCCAGGGTGCATCGTATCGACATCGTAGGCAATACCAAAACCAAGGACAAGGTCATCCGCCGCGAGTTGCTGATCAAGCCGGGGCAGACCTTTCGCCGCTCTTTGCTCCTGAGAAGCCAGCGGGACGTGTTCCAACTGAACTTCTTCCAAGATGTCCAGCCCGGACTGCAGCCCCTGCCGAACGGAGACGTGGATGTATCCTTTACGGTACTGGAGAAACCGACGGGCACGGCGAACGCCGGCGCCGGTTACAGCGGGCTTGACGGGCTCGTGGGTACCATTTCCATGGTCATCCCCAACTTCCTGGGCAACGGGCAGAGCCTGAATTTCAACTGGGAATTCGGCAACCGCCGCAATTCCATTTCCACCAGTTTCGTCGAACCCTGGCTCTTCGATACGCCGACCAGCGCCGGCATCGACGTATTCCGGACCAACAGGCAGTGGTTCCGGGAATTCAATATCATCCAGAAAGGATTCGGGATGTCCCTGGGGCGCCGTTTCCGCGGCACCTACTGGCGGATCAGGGGGGCCTACAGATTCTTCGACCTCAAGTATTCCAGTTTCGGTGAGCGCTACTACGCGGCGGCGCTGCAAGACACCACCCTCACCGATGCGCAGATCGCGGCGATTAACGGAAACATACGTCAGCGGGAGTCCCTGGAATCCAACAGCGGCCTGACGAGCCAGGTCTCCTTCTCCGTGACACGGGACAGCCGCGATTTCCCCCAGTTCGCCACGCGGGGCATGCGCCAGACGTCCCGTAGCGACGTCGCCGGTGTCGGCGGCGACGTGAAGTACCTCAAACAGACCCTGGAATCCGATTTCTATGTGCCTCTTTTCAAGGGCACGTCGGTTTCCCTGAGGGGGAGATACGCCGTGGCATTGAACCCCTTCAACGAACGGGAAGTACCGTTTTTCGAGCGTTTCTTTCCGGGCGGCGTCAGTTTCGATGGGATGATCCGGGGCTATGGCAACAACTCCGTGGGGCCCTATACCCAGTCGGGGGACGGAACCAGCAGCCGGGATGGCGGCCGGGTGATGAGCATTTTTACCCTGGAGTATCAGATCCCCATCGTCGATCAGCTCAGGTCTCAGCAGCCTGTTTACGCCGTGGCGTTCGTCGAGGCCGGAAACGCATGGGCGAAACTGTCCGAAGCATCGCCGCTGCCGGGCAATATGAAGAAGTCGGCCGGATTCGGCATCCGGATTATCATGCCCCTGGTGGGACTGTTGGGGTTCGACGTCGGCTACGGGTTCGACAAGCCGTCGGACCCCATCCAGGCCCTCCAGAAGAAACGGAGCGGGTGGCATACGCACTTTCAGCTCGGGCAGGTGTTCTGA
- the lpxD gene encoding UDP-3-O-(3-hydroxymyristoyl)glucosamine N-acyltransferase: MRQKLADIATQVEGELIGDGSCIIESVAPLDEAGKGSISVLINARQSRRLESTGATAVIVSREIDRAPLPIIRVASPELALATLLSTFFAGHRPAEDGVHPTARLHPSAEVDESADIGPHVSIGPHTSVGRNVRIGAGVAIGAHCRIGAGTWIFANTTLYDQVSLGEGVIIHSGTVIGSDGFGYFQGSGGARKIPQVGGVEIDDEVEIGANTTIDRATMGMTRIGRGAKIDNLVQIGHNVVIGDHVTICAQVGIAGSTVVEAGSVIGGQAGLSDHIKVGAGSRIGGQAGVTKSIPAGSTVSGYPARPHNQARRIEAAIKRLPDLLQQIQTLEARIKDLESRE; the protein is encoded by the coding sequence ATGCGTCAGAAACTAGCCGATATAGCGACGCAGGTAGAGGGCGAACTCATCGGTGACGGATCCTGTATCATCGAGAGCGTCGCTCCGCTTGACGAGGCTGGCAAGGGTTCGATCTCCGTCCTGATCAACGCCCGGCAGAGCAGGCGGCTGGAGTCGACCGGGGCCACGGCGGTCATCGTCTCCCGCGAGATCGACCGGGCGCCGCTTCCCATCATACGCGTCGCGTCGCCCGAACTGGCCCTCGCGACCCTGTTGTCGACCTTTTTCGCCGGACATCGTCCCGCGGAGGACGGCGTTCATCCGACGGCCAGGTTACATCCTTCCGCGGAGGTGGATGAAAGTGCGGACATCGGACCTCATGTTTCCATCGGACCGCACACGTCGGTGGGCCGGAATGTCCGCATCGGCGCGGGCGTGGCGATCGGCGCCCATTGCAGGATCGGCGCCGGCACGTGGATTTTCGCCAACACGACGCTTTACGACCAGGTATCCCTGGGTGAAGGCGTGATCATCCACAGCGGAACCGTAATCGGCAGCGATGGATTCGGCTATTTCCAGGGAAGCGGCGGCGCCCGGAAGATCCCGCAGGTTGGCGGCGTTGAAATCGATGACGAGGTGGAGATCGGCGCGAATACGACGATCGACCGCGCGACCATGGGGATGACCCGCATCGGCCGCGGGGCCAAGATCGACAACCTGGTCCAGATCGGCCACAACGTCGTCATCGGCGATCATGTCACGATTTGCGCCCAGGTGGGCATCGCGGGCAGCACGGTGGTCGAAGCGGGATCCGTGATCGGCGGCCAGGCCGGACTCTCGGACCATATCAAAGTCGGCGCCGGATCCAGGATCGGCGGCCAGGCGGGCGTGACCAAGTCCATTCCCGCAGGCTCGACCGTATCGGGTTACCCCGCGCGTCCGCACAATCAGGCCCGGCGGATAGAAGCCGCCATCAAGCGGCTGCCCGACCTGCTGCAGCAGATCCAGACCCTGGAAGCGCGCATCAAGGATCTTGAAAGCCGGGAATAG
- a CDS encoding OmpH family outer membrane protein, which produces MTRTAAVLAVVLLLPAVAEGQELKIGYLDMERLRQSYQGFRDAEEAFQKIATEVQEQVRNRQQEVEMLSQQYEARKTMLTAARRQQDEQNILQKEQELMQFAQTQQMQLAQQEVELTRPLQESIFNVVQTLAKAENFTYIFDAASLIYVDPLRAQDLTGQVLEELQKEVK; this is translated from the coding sequence TTGACTCGTACCGCGGCCGTTCTCGCCGTGGTCTTGCTGTTGCCTGCCGTGGCGGAGGGACAGGAACTGAAGATCGGCTACCTGGACATGGAACGCCTGCGCCAGTCCTACCAGGGGTTCAGGGATGCGGAGGAGGCCTTTCAGAAGATAGCGACGGAAGTGCAGGAGCAGGTTCGGAACCGGCAGCAGGAAGTCGAAATGCTGAGTCAGCAGTACGAAGCCAGGAAGACCATGCTGACCGCGGCCAGGCGGCAGCAGGACGAGCAGAACATCCTGCAGAAGGAACAGGAGTTGATGCAGTTCGCCCAGACCCAGCAAATGCAGCTCGCGCAACAGGAAGTGGAACTGACCAGGCCGTTGCAGGAATCCATATTCAACGTGGTGCAGACCCTGGCCAAGGCGGAAAACTTTACGTATATCTTCGACGCCGCGTCGCTCATTTACGTGGATCCGCTGAGAGCGCAGGACCTCACGGGACAGGTCCTGGAGGAACTGCAAAAGGAAGTCAAGTAA